One window from the genome of Gimesia aquarii encodes:
- a CDS encoding sigma-70 family RNA polymerase sigma factor, giving the protein MNYGSEWPSTHISLLNRVRVPTDSEAWKEFVNIYGPLIYNYCRKSRLNDSDSEDVCQDVFRQISSSLHTFEYNQKLGRFRSWLGTVTYHEICRFFKKNQRFQNQIGSNGLQEIIYEQPGEIDAVWSDEFCSHIYKAALENIRPEFDDKTWKAFELTWIKDRSPKDTAVELETEIPRVYKAKFLVQRKLKEEIQRLSFDSVVFQK; this is encoded by the coding sequence ATGAATTACGGCTCCGAATGGCCATCAACACATATTTCTCTCTTAAATCGAGTACGAGTACCTACCGACTCCGAAGCGTGGAAAGAATTTGTCAACATTTATGGTCCACTCATTTATAACTACTGTCGAAAATCCAGATTAAACGACAGTGATTCGGAAGATGTTTGCCAGGATGTGTTTCGCCAAATCAGCTCTTCCCTTCATACTTTTGAGTATAATCAAAAATTAGGACGCTTCAGGTCTTGGCTGGGTACGGTCACTTATCATGAAATTTGTCGATTCTTCAAAAAAAATCAACGCTTTCAAAATCAGATCGGTTCAAACGGACTTCAAGAAATAATCTACGAGCAACCAGGAGAGATTGACGCGGTTTGGTCTGATGAATTTTGTAGTCATATCTATAAGGCAGCGTTGGAAAATATCCGACCTGAATTTGACGATAAAACCTGGAAGGCTTTTGAACTTACATGGATTAAAGACAGGTCTCCCAAAGACACTGCGGTCGAGCTTGAAACAGAGATTCCCCGGGTCTACAAAGCTAAGTTTCTTGTTCAAAGAAAGTTAAAGGAAGAAATTCAACGCCTCTCGTTTGATAGTGTTGTATTTCAGAAATAG
- a CDS encoding PSD1 and planctomycete cytochrome C domain-containing protein, whose amino-acid sequence MSFKNKLSIASQSLGILLLGLFSEQALAVNDQNNSIQREHYFEQHVRPLLIKHCLKCHGPKKQFAEFRLDTRANLLKGGESGPAIKVNHPGESLLMSAIRRESLEMPPDKPLSKTDIEVLATWIKNGAIWPEKVVIGTSTKVDFSKHWAFRPIRNPIRPSVKDTLWPQNDIDYFILSKLEQNRLKPSLPAKPATLLRRMIWDLTGLTPTSEQIKLFSKRISSQSADSIIDQQLASPHYGERWGRYWLDLARYADTKGYVFFEKPIFHSAFTYRDYVINSFNKDKPFNQFVMEQLAADFLKDEIPHESQAALGFITVGPRLKNDIHDIISDRIDVVTRGLLGLTVGCARCHDHKYDPISIEDYYSMYGVFRNSLEPIHLPFLKKNKIPDHLATQVQNIKLAAENLEELYKNQHTKVSRDARQRLSEYLSIAQSRRSGPDTVKFDVIVDGDDLNPEVLLKWQEFLDNSEKTNSPVFSIWHQLEHIPKENFSAQSRRLLQKKTSDDNVDAVVRLIANSLLQSELDRFQDVISGYAKLFKQVDQEWDHWIAEASKPGSTSKSIPFAPEKQVYRQAFYSTHSPLITSLHGYTVLKLFPDRKLQETVKKLNATLDKARAAAPVELAQMMALTDANQIIEPRVFRRGNPGTPAQPVQRHYLTFFNQVSDKPFTQGSGRLELAKAIVSPQNPLTTRVIVNRIWQHHFGQGIVTTPSDFGIQGASPSHPELLDHLAIWFMENGWSIKKLHRYIMQSATYQQQSLSHASGEKIDPANKFLWRMNRRRQDFETMRDTLLQVSHQLDTTVGGKSIKGIVSKSNKRRTIYTFIDRQRVPGLLRTFDFPSPDVSSGKRNSTSVPGQSLFLMNHPLVLKSAQILGKEAQRAGNPTAGIRQLYQSILQRKPTQQEQNDMLQFLETEPVPKKQSLIATAWEYGYGIYDENSKKLSNFKAIPYWNGKQYQGSDKLPDPKLGWVFLDKTGGHPGNDMNHVAVIRWRAPETMTVSLKGILKHEISHGNGIRGRVLISGEKRLGPWNVHQSSVKTTLENIELEKNQTIDFVVDIAGHLGYDSFVWSPEIIAHPSNSIAFSKTAKKQMPIHHWHYSQDFRKPDTIQITPWQSLAQILLLSNEFQFID is encoded by the coding sequence ATGTCTTTTAAAAACAAACTATCAATAGCGAGTCAAAGCCTTGGAATCCTTCTGTTAGGACTCTTCTCTGAGCAGGCATTAGCAGTAAACGATCAAAATAATTCCATTCAACGGGAGCATTATTTTGAGCAACACGTTCGACCGCTCTTGATTAAACACTGTCTCAAATGCCATGGTCCTAAGAAACAGTTTGCAGAATTTCGGCTTGATACGCGTGCGAATCTTCTCAAAGGTGGAGAAAGTGGACCGGCAATCAAGGTGAATCACCCTGGTGAAAGTCTCTTAATGAGCGCGATCCGTCGTGAGTCACTTGAAATGCCTCCCGACAAACCATTATCTAAAACAGACATCGAAGTTTTAGCGACGTGGATCAAAAACGGTGCCATCTGGCCTGAGAAAGTAGTGATCGGAACTTCAACCAAAGTCGATTTTTCTAAACATTGGGCATTTCGCCCCATTCGAAATCCCATTCGACCCTCTGTGAAAGATACTCTCTGGCCACAAAATGATATTGATTATTTCATTCTTTCAAAACTGGAACAGAATCGACTTAAACCATCATTACCCGCAAAACCGGCTACCTTACTCCGCAGAATGATTTGGGATCTTACCGGCCTGACTCCCACGTCTGAACAGATCAAATTATTCTCAAAAAGGATTTCGTCTCAGTCAGCCGATTCAATAATCGACCAGCAACTCGCCTCCCCACATTATGGAGAACGCTGGGGAAGATATTGGCTTGATTTGGCCCGTTATGCAGACACCAAAGGCTATGTATTCTTTGAAAAACCTATTTTCCATTCCGCGTTTACCTATCGAGACTACGTGATTAATAGCTTCAATAAAGACAAACCGTTCAACCAGTTTGTCATGGAGCAATTAGCCGCAGATTTTCTGAAAGATGAAATCCCACACGAGTCCCAAGCAGCACTCGGATTCATTACCGTTGGTCCAAGACTTAAAAATGATATCCATGATATTATTTCAGACCGAATCGATGTCGTCACACGTGGACTACTAGGTTTGACCGTAGGCTGTGCACGTTGCCATGATCATAAATACGATCCTATTTCAATTGAAGACTATTACTCTATGTATGGAGTCTTCCGAAATTCTCTCGAACCGATTCATCTTCCATTTCTTAAAAAAAACAAGATCCCTGATCATCTAGCGACACAGGTGCAGAATATTAAACTGGCTGCAGAAAATTTAGAAGAACTCTACAAGAACCAACATACAAAAGTATCACGAGATGCACGCCAGAGACTGTCAGAATACCTGAGCATAGCACAATCTCGGAGAAGTGGTCCGGATACCGTCAAATTTGATGTGATTGTTGATGGTGATGACCTCAATCCGGAAGTCTTATTAAAGTGGCAGGAGTTTCTAGATAATTCTGAAAAAACTAACTCCCCCGTATTTTCGATATGGCATCAGTTGGAACATATTCCCAAAGAGAATTTTTCCGCTCAATCAAGACGCTTACTTCAAAAGAAAACGAGTGACGATAACGTTGATGCTGTAGTAAGACTGATTGCCAACTCTCTATTACAATCAGAACTTGATCGTTTTCAAGATGTGATTTCCGGCTACGCAAAACTATTCAAGCAAGTTGATCAGGAATGGGACCACTGGATTGCCGAAGCGTCTAAACCGGGAAGTACTTCAAAATCCATCCCGTTTGCACCTGAAAAACAAGTATATCGTCAAGCCTTTTATAGCACCCACTCACCGTTAATCACTTCTTTACACGGATACACGGTTTTAAAATTATTTCCTGACAGAAAGTTACAAGAAACCGTCAAAAAACTTAATGCCACTCTAGATAAAGCACGGGCAGCCGCCCCTGTTGAACTGGCTCAAATGATGGCACTCACTGATGCGAATCAAATCATCGAACCACGAGTTTTCAGGCGTGGAAATCCGGGAACTCCAGCTCAACCAGTTCAACGGCACTATCTGACCTTTTTCAATCAGGTATCCGACAAACCGTTTACACAAGGAAGCGGAAGACTGGAATTAGCTAAAGCGATTGTTTCGCCTCAAAACCCTTTGACCACCCGCGTGATTGTGAATCGCATCTGGCAGCATCACTTTGGTCAAGGAATCGTTACTACCCCGAGTGACTTTGGGATCCAGGGAGCTTCCCCTTCTCATCCGGAACTCCTGGACCATCTGGCAATCTGGTTCATGGAAAACGGATGGTCGATCAAAAAACTCCATCGCTATATCATGCAGTCGGCGACCTATCAACAACAGAGTCTCTCACATGCTTCAGGAGAGAAAATTGACCCAGCCAACAAATTTTTATGGAGAATGAATCGTCGACGTCAAGACTTTGAAACAATGCGTGACACATTGCTCCAAGTCAGCCATCAACTGGATACTACAGTTGGCGGTAAGTCAATCAAAGGTATCGTATCGAAATCCAACAAACGCCGCACAATCTACACATTCATTGATCGTCAACGCGTTCCCGGACTGTTACGTACCTTTGACTTCCCTTCTCCTGATGTCAGCAGTGGAAAACGAAATTCGACTTCTGTTCCTGGACAGTCTTTGTTCCTCATGAATCATCCCCTCGTACTGAAATCTGCTCAAATTCTAGGAAAAGAAGCGCAGCGAGCAGGCAATCCAACAGCTGGTATCAGGCAGCTCTATCAAAGTATTTTGCAACGTAAGCCAACTCAGCAAGAACAAAATGACATGCTTCAGTTCCTGGAAACAGAACCCGTTCCTAAAAAACAGTCTCTGATTGCAACGGCCTGGGAATATGGTTATGGGATATATGACGAGAACTCAAAAAAATTATCAAATTTTAAAGCGATACCTTACTGGAACGGAAAACAATATCAAGGAAGTGATAAGCTACCAGACCCAAAACTAGGCTGGGTCTTTTTAGATAAAACAGGAGGTCATCCGGGTAATGATATGAATCATGTCGCCGTAATTCGGTGGCGCGCTCCAGAAACGATGACTGTTTCGCTCAAGGGAATTCTCAAGCATGAAATATCACATGGAAATGGAATTCGTGGACGTGTTCTTATCTCTGGCGAAAAAAGATTAGGCCCCTGGAATGTTCACCAGAGTTCGGTCAAAACGACTCTCGAGAATATCGAACTGGAAAAAAATCAAACAATCGATTTTGTCGTCGATATTGCAGGTCATCTCGGATACGACTCGTTCGTCTGGTCGCCGGAAATTATTGCTCACCCTTCCAATTCGATAGCATTTTCCAAGACGGCAAAAAAACAAATGCCGATTCATCACTGGCATTATTCCCAGGACTTCAGAAAACCAGACACGATACAAATTACTCCCTGGCAAAGTCTGGCCCAGATTCTTTTGTTATCAAATGAATTTCAGTTTATCGATTAA
- a CDS encoding GntR family transcriptional regulator: MKESQLVRGLGEQIVERLREDIFSGKIAEGERLREIDLAKRFAVSRGPIREAIQQLAWEGIVEADRNKGAIVSTSAPNEISELIIPLRCTIEKYAVRLFFDSLTEEDFLLWDNILEKMKFACEAQDFALISEHDIAFHRALVNRSHSPDLLAIWSSIVSRVRRHFRESHLKYTKPIQIYEEHLPIIDALKNKSLADALQVIEDHIE; this comes from the coding sequence ATGAAGGAATCTCAGTTAGTTCGAGGGCTGGGCGAACAGATAGTAGAACGTCTTAGAGAGGATATCTTTTCAGGGAAAATTGCAGAAGGAGAGCGTTTACGTGAAATCGATTTGGCCAAACGATTTGCCGTTAGTAGGGGGCCAATTCGTGAAGCGATTCAGCAACTTGCCTGGGAAGGAATTGTAGAAGCAGATCGCAACAAGGGAGCGATCGTTTCAACATCTGCTCCTAATGAAATTTCAGAACTGATCATTCCACTTAGATGTACGATAGAAAAATATGCAGTGCGACTTTTTTTTGATAGTTTGACAGAAGAAGATTTTTTGTTGTGGGATAATATTCTCGAAAAAATGAAGTTTGCCTGTGAAGCACAAGATTTTGCGTTGATTTCGGAACATGATATTGCCTTTCACCGTGCTTTAGTCAACCGATCTCATTCTCCCGACCTCTTAGCAATCTGGTCTTCCATCGTGTCCCGAGTCCGAAGACATTTTCGTGAGTCTCATTTGAAATATACAAAACCAATTCAAATCTACGAAGAACACCTGCCGATTATTGATGCTTTAAAAAACAAAAGTCTGGCGGATGCACTACAGGTTATTGAGGATCATATTGAATAG
- a CDS encoding DUF1559 domain-containing protein, translating into MQQATKSKGFTLIELLVVIAIIAILIALLLPAVQQAREAARRNTCRNNLKQIGLAFHNYLETHKVLPPGYIQTSQRNRNEATWISVLLPFIDQANLYNTIDFNACFGCTSVGGTNFELISNPIPMLQCPTDLPVPSLPFNVFARGNYAASNGIGPLISGFGIDPSPPTRGPVGAFDQNSAKRMRDFRDGSSNTIVASELRKVENGTDFRGVLHYPEGPFIHHNYTPNSNVPDQLRIAFCDTNAKPACTGTYTAFNNRNLLYSARSLHDGGVHALLGDGAVRFVSENIDLNTWQYLGDLNDGNSIGEY; encoded by the coding sequence ATGCAACAAGCTACCAAGTCAAAGGGATTCACCCTTATTGAACTCTTAGTCGTGATTGCCATCATCGCAATCTTAATTGCTCTATTGCTCCCCGCAGTTCAACAAGCAAGAGAAGCAGCACGTAGAAACACCTGTAGAAATAATTTGAAACAGATTGGCCTCGCTTTTCATAATTACCTTGAAACACACAAGGTTCTTCCTCCAGGATATATCCAAACTAGTCAAAGAAACCGTAATGAAGCAACTTGGATCTCTGTTCTACTCCCCTTTATCGATCAAGCGAATCTCTACAACACGATAGACTTCAATGCTTGCTTTGGATGTACTAGTGTTGGTGGCACAAACTTTGAGTTGATTTCAAATCCGATTCCCATGCTGCAGTGCCCTACTGATCTTCCTGTTCCGTCTCTCCCTTTTAATGTGTTTGCTAGAGGAAATTATGCTGCCAGCAATGGAATTGGACCGCTCATTTCCGGCTTTGGTATCGATCCCAGTCCCCCTACACGGGGTCCCGTGGGAGCTTTTGATCAGAATTCTGCCAAAAGAATGCGAGACTTCCGCGATGGTAGCAGTAATACAATTGTTGCTTCAGAATTAAGAAAAGTTGAAAACGGAACTGACTTTCGCGGAGTATTACATTATCCCGAAGGTCCTTTTATCCATCATAACTATACACCAAATTCTAATGTTCCTGATCAATTACGTATTGCCTTCTGTGATACCAATGCCAAACCAGCATGCACAGGCACTTACACTGCTTTCAATAACAGGAATTTACTTTATTCTGCACGCAGTCTGCATGATGGAGGCGTTCACGCACTTCTTGGAGACGGGGCTGTCCGTTTCGTTAGCGAAAATATTGACTTAAATACCTGGCAATACCTTGGTGATCTGAATGATGGAAATTCGATTGGGGAGTATTGA
- a CDS encoding serine/threonine-protein kinase → MDKCISDNLLLQYLLNDLDTDTCELVRAHLNECPSCQKRTEIYSEDSELKQWQECHLRSQNGDDSKNHPFSQDKLDRLFNSTVSSIQQSKTTVAKSVRPSSHNSSILLRKEPEPPPIRVIGQYQLIKKIGQGGMGVVYESVHSRLKKQVVLKLLLNKDWENTDQTQRFYREMELIGQLDHPNIVKATDAGEADDTCFLVMEYLDGHDLKTILKQEGPLSITAACSILRQAANGLQYIHNHDLIHRDIKPSNLFLTTDGQVKILDLGLAGLRHAGSSLDDLTDTNCIMGSAYYMAPEQAQSIKTIDQRSDIYSLGCTFYQLLTGQVPFRRETPVETIIAHREDSVPRLADQLPEIPVLLEELFQSMAKKNPDDRIQTMAEVVKILDEFLNQKSELPLNETSDTYLTESQELKELCLKTVLTPPVEAQKYYSSTQYQPTQRILKYKKIIIIASIIIMTGILTLGIQYISRTNHTTNTKLKSSTAIPNDRQPEKENPKSIPAPGLTSTQAKIERDVANWALDHGCEINIVVPYGEEYPTIEQKKSLPNEDFYVKIIAFKKIQMITQEKLSRLSGLTNLYELQLNDNPIEDDALAAVSGLTSLQKLDLHASGITDKGLSHISNLKNLTNLSLQINSNITDEGLQVINQLKNLVSLNLAKTNISDEGLIFIQNNQKIDWLNIEGTKVSDESVKHLKKLILLEHLFVKGSKISKAGIKEINDFFKKRNHLPFYINPTP, encoded by the coding sequence ATGGATAAGTGCATCTCAGATAATTTGTTGCTACAGTATCTCCTGAATGACTTAGATACAGATACGTGTGAGCTTGTAAGAGCCCATCTAAATGAGTGTCCCAGTTGCCAAAAAAGAACGGAGATTTATTCTGAGGATAGCGAACTGAAACAATGGCAGGAATGCCATCTACGAAGCCAAAATGGTGATGACTCAAAAAATCATCCGTTTTCTCAAGACAAATTAGATCGCTTATTTAACTCTACTGTATCATCTATCCAACAATCAAAGACTACAGTTGCAAAAAGTGTTCGGCCCTCCAGTCATAACAGCAGCATCCTTTTACGGAAAGAACCTGAGCCCCCCCCGATACGAGTTATCGGGCAGTACCAACTAATCAAAAAAATTGGTCAGGGAGGAATGGGTGTAGTCTATGAGTCAGTTCACTCAAGATTGAAAAAACAAGTTGTCCTTAAACTACTTTTGAACAAAGACTGGGAAAATACTGACCAGACTCAGAGATTCTACCGCGAAATGGAACTGATTGGTCAGTTAGATCATCCCAACATTGTTAAGGCAACAGATGCAGGAGAAGCTGATGACACCTGTTTTCTAGTTATGGAATATCTGGATGGCCATGACTTAAAAACAATTCTCAAACAGGAAGGTCCTTTGTCAATAACAGCTGCCTGTTCAATATTAAGGCAAGCCGCCAACGGACTCCAATATATTCACAATCATGATTTGATTCACAGAGACATCAAACCGTCTAATCTTTTTTTAACCACTGATGGACAAGTTAAAATTCTCGACCTGGGATTAGCTGGACTGCGACATGCTGGCTCTTCTCTGGATGATTTAACCGACACGAATTGTATCATGGGTAGTGCCTACTACATGGCTCCAGAGCAGGCTCAAAGTATTAAAACGATTGATCAACGTTCCGACATCTATAGCTTGGGTTGCACATTTTATCAACTATTAACAGGTCAAGTTCCATTCAGAAGAGAAACACCCGTTGAAACCATCATCGCACATCGAGAAGATTCGGTACCTCGTTTAGCTGATCAGCTCCCGGAGATTCCTGTGCTACTGGAAGAATTATTTCAATCGATGGCAAAAAAAAATCCGGATGACAGAATTCAAACGATGGCTGAAGTCGTTAAGATACTCGACGAATTTCTAAACCAAAAAAGTGAATTACCACTTAACGAAACATCGGATACGTATTTGACTGAAAGCCAAGAGCTGAAAGAACTATGCCTTAAGACCGTGCTAACACCTCCCGTTGAAGCACAGAAATACTATTCCAGTACACAATACCAACCTACTCAACGCATTCTGAAATATAAAAAAATTATTATTATTGCGTCAATAATAATAATGACTGGAATTCTAACACTTGGAATTCAATATATCTCACGCACCAATCACACTACTAATACTAAGCTTAAATCCTCTACTGCGATCCCGAATGATCGACAACCGGAAAAAGAAAATCCCAAATCTATTCCAGCTCCGGGACTAACTTCAACTCAAGCGAAAATTGAAAGAGACGTGGCTAATTGGGCATTGGACCACGGTTGCGAAATAAATATTGTAGTACCATATGGAGAAGAATACCCAACAATAGAACAAAAGAAATCATTGCCAAATGAAGACTTTTATGTGAAGATCATTGCGTTTAAAAAAATTCAGATGATAACTCAAGAGAAATTGAGTCGACTATCTGGCCTTACTAATCTATACGAGCTTCAGTTAAACGACAACCCTATAGAAGACGATGCACTTGCTGCGGTTAGTGGTTTAACTTCACTCCAAAAACTTGATCTACATGCTTCTGGAATCACTGACAAAGGGTTATCTCACATAAGCAATCTTAAAAATTTGACAAATCTGTCACTTCAAATAAATTCAAATATTACGGACGAAGGTTTGCAAGTTATAAATCAGTTAAAAAATTTGGTGTCACTAAATCTTGCGAAAACGAATATTTCAGATGAAGGTCTTATATTTATTCAAAACAATCAAAAAATTGATTGGTTAAATATTGAAGGAACGAAAGTAAGTGATGAGTCAGTTAAACACCTCAAAAAACTCATTCTCTTAGAACATCTTTTCGTAAAAGGCTCAAAAATATCCAAGGCGGGAATCAAAGAAATCAATGATTTCTTTAAGAAAAGAAACCATTTACCATTTTATATTAATCCCACACCCTAA
- a CDS encoding MarR family winged helix-turn-helix transcriptional regulator, translating into MPQTNLRQELRKRQPFDSLEQEAVLNILRTSDIFHNQFGRLFREYGLTPSQYNVLRILRGEGKPMPSLEIADRMVQVVPAITGLIDRLQAQKLVNRKRCTADRRVVFIEITSKALELLKELDEPDRNLHRKLIGHLSSDELAELSRLLEKARTSLVSCNT; encoded by the coding sequence ATGCCACAAACAAACTTGCGCCAAGAGCTTAGAAAAAGACAACCTTTCGACTCCCTTGAACAGGAAGCCGTTCTGAATATCTTGCGAACAAGCGACATCTTTCATAATCAATTCGGAAGACTTTTTAGAGAGTATGGCTTGACACCCTCTCAATACAATGTACTTCGCATACTGCGTGGGGAAGGCAAACCGATGCCTTCTCTGGAAATCGCTGATCGAATGGTACAAGTTGTCCCCGCAATCACCGGTCTGATAGATCGCCTCCAGGCTCAGAAACTTGTAAACCGAAAACGCTGTACTGCGGATCGACGGGTGGTATTTATTGAAATCACCTCTAAAGCATTGGAGCTGTTGAAAGAACTTGATGAACCTGACCGAAATTTACACCGTAAACTCATCGGACATTTAAGTTCGGATGAACTCGCTGAACTATCTCGGCTACTGGAAAAAGCACGTACCTCTTTAGTCTCCTGTAATACTTGA
- a CDS encoding glycosyltransferase family 2 protein encodes MVGNALWPKPEKTNNHHEKTSPKIKVRETKVSIIIGARNNAPFLSDAIESALNQSVPCEVIYSDDCSFDESLKIANRFKNQGLIVVNSAFHRGVCDARNDGVSRATGNYLLFLDGDDILPPDYVKKHLKEITSITPFVYGDAKAFGDYSTLWEAPEWETGKLWLRNFVNTSALWNRQAFETAGRWRNKINTMWDWDLALRGSRLGTPARSKAILKYRQHSRSWSANIQTKYKQRQENLLPQMRRICSRLSVGSIFSGRLSKFFPHWMSSVAQAVKLIDSSEPVELVILDNSNDPKALSMIRSESNRYLNTFETIRIIPHSVMINFSNEKERRNQVAQFMAHACNRLRVEMRGDIHWLIEDDILVPVEAGVNLIEQLTAGWIPPNAVSGCYRNRHVETQFVGGHFDDYHIVNAFSEIGTETSTVDYCGTGCLMFWKDRTPQYWESHYRNVPAHDWEWCAMLKQSEGKILMLPSVHCGHARTPEEILY; translated from the coding sequence ATGGTAGGTAATGCACTCTGGCCGAAACCAGAGAAGACAAATAATCATCATGAAAAGACTTCCCCAAAAATAAAGGTTCGTGAAACAAAGGTCAGCATCATCATAGGTGCCAGGAATAATGCACCTTTTCTTTCAGATGCCATTGAATCAGCACTCAACCAAAGCGTCCCCTGTGAAGTCATATACTCAGATGACTGCAGTTTTGACGAGTCACTCAAAATTGCAAACCGCTTCAAAAATCAGGGGTTAATTGTTGTTAATTCTGCTTTCCACCGAGGAGTCTGCGACGCAAGAAACGATGGTGTATCTAGAGCAACAGGTAACTATTTACTTTTTCTGGATGGTGACGACATACTCCCACCAGACTATGTAAAAAAACATCTGAAAGAAATCACTTCTATCACTCCGTTCGTATATGGCGATGCCAAAGCTTTTGGTGATTACTCCACACTTTGGGAGGCACCTGAGTGGGAAACTGGTAAACTCTGGTTGAGAAACTTTGTTAACACTTCTGCTCTTTGGAATCGCCAGGCATTTGAAACGGCAGGTCGCTGGAGAAATAAAATCAATACCATGTGGGACTGGGATCTGGCCCTTCGAGGATCGAGATTAGGTACACCCGCGCGTAGCAAAGCCATACTAAAATATCGCCAACATTCCAGATCCTGGTCTGCAAATATACAAACAAAGTATAAACAGCGACAGGAAAATCTACTGCCACAAATGCGTCGCATCTGTTCGAGACTCAGCGTAGGTTCGATATTCAGTGGTAGGCTCAGTAAATTTTTTCCACATTGGATGTCTTCAGTTGCTCAGGCAGTAAAGCTAATCGACAGTTCTGAACCTGTTGAATTGGTGATACTTGATAATTCAAATGATCCAAAAGCTCTTTCTATGATTAGATCTGAATCCAATCGATATCTGAATACTTTTGAAACCATCAGGATTATACCTCATTCGGTAATGATAAACTTTTCAAATGAGAAAGAGCGAAGAAATCAAGTTGCTCAATTTATGGCTCATGCCTGTAATCGATTACGTGTTGAAATGAGAGGTGACATTCATTGGCTCATTGAAGACGATATCCTTGTCCCCGTTGAAGCAGGTGTCAATCTAATTGAACAATTGACAGCAGGATGGATTCCTCCTAATGCCGTTTCTGGTTGCTATCGAAATCGTCATGTAGAAACACAATTCGTTGGAGGACATTTTGACGATTATCATATCGTTAATGCTTTTTCAGAAATTGGTACTGAGACAAGTACGGTTGATTACTGTGGGACAGGTTGCCTGATGTTTTGGAAAGATAGAACACCTCAATACTGGGAGAGCCATTATCGAAATGTACCTGCACACGACTGGGAGTGGTGTGCAATGTTAAAGCAATCGGAAGGAAAAATTTTAATGCTACCTTCCGTTCACTGCGGCCATGCCAGAACCCCTGAGGAGATTCTCTACTAA